In Heliangelus exortis chromosome Z, bHelExo1.hap1, whole genome shotgun sequence, a genomic segment contains:
- the LOC139790172 gene encoding basic proline-rich protein-like translates to MQDNLMYHAGQAGDQALSARVHKRQVQLDKFNLLLRSEQFCEDDSAESQTVGLEAEVSGSPCALKAQRCPRAPLARPARRHPRPPFPTRGRTRCGSAATAAAVSNKERLLPPAGCASPPPDGTSARRAGAALPPASPSASPRPGARAAGRNTAPRRLWARGRLGGLELGASRGTSPTLPARPSPQARGSPPLRADSPFSQPGFVATKPLSSPFPAPPPPYHRLREPPRLARPPLPPERGGPGEPPPPPHSPHGRGRRSSIPPPAPGPARPRPPPPAARYCPAGHVRPGAPPQPMGRRVPEDAPAPSAGNSCAPAPPHSRRRSRDAARPGARARPSGRGGGGGVEARQDRAAPPPPRGADRFPAASRGRRGPDLGVGKVMGSRQGWLRGSALRGRRLPSAAQRCHRPHRR, encoded by the exons ATGCAGGACAACCTGATGTACCATGCAGGACAAGCAGGTGATCAGGCTCTGTCAGCACGGGTTCACAAAAGACAGGTCCAGCTTGACAAATTTAATCTCCTTCTAAGATCAG aacaattctgtgaagATGACAGTGCTGAAAGCCAAACTGTTGGGCTGGAGGCAG AAGTCAGCGGCTCCCCATGCGCGCTGAAGGCGCAGCGCTGCCCCCGAGCGCCGCTGGCCAGGCCCGCTCGCCGCCACCCGCGCCCGCCCTTCCCGACGAGGGGACGGACGCGCTGCGGCAGCGCAgccaccgccgccgccgtcTCTAACAAAGAGCGGCTGCTGCCACCCGCGGGCTGCGCCTCGCCGCCGCCCGACGGCACCTCCGCACGCCGGGCAGGGGCTGCCCTCCCGCCCGcctccccctctgcctctccccgCCCCGGAGCCCGCGCTGCGGGCCGCAACACGGCTCCGCGGAGGCTTTGGGCCCGCGGCCGGCTGGGCGGGCTGGAGCTCGGTGCCTCCCGCGGCACCTCCCCCACCCTGCCCGCCCGCCCGTCTCCCCAGGCGCGGGGCTCTCCTCCTCTCCGCGCAGACAGCCCTTTCTCTCAGCCCGGTTTTGTGGCCACAAAGCcactttcttctcccttcccgGCGCCGCCGCCTCCCTATCACAGGCTCAGGGAGCCGCCCCGCCTCGCCCGCCCGCCGCTCCCGCCCGAGCGCGGTGGCCCCggggagccgccgccgccgccgcactCACCCCATGGCCGCGGCCGCCGCTCCTCCATCCCGCCGCCTgctcccggcccggcccggccccgcccgcCCCCACCGGCTGCCCGCTACTGCCCCGCCGGTCACGTGCGGCCCGGCGCGCCGCCGCAGCCAATGGGGCGCCGCGTCCCGGAGGATGCGCCCGCCCCCTCCGCGGGGAACAGCtgcgcccccgccccgccccacAGCCGCAGACGGAGCCGCGACGCCGCCAGGCCGGGAGCGCGGGCACGGCCTtcgggccgggggggggggggaggggtcgAGGCGAGGCAGGACCGGGCcgctccgccgccgccccgAGGGGCCGACCGCTTTCCCGCAGCCAGCCGCGGCCGGCGAGGTCCGGATCTGGGAGTCGGGAAGGTAATGGGAAGTAGGCAAGGATGGCTCAGGGGCAGCGCCCTGAGAGGACGCCGTCTCCCTTCCGCTGCACAGCGCTGCCACCGTCCCCACCGACGCTGA